One window of the Athene noctua chromosome 5, bAthNoc1.hap1.1, whole genome shotgun sequence genome contains the following:
- the KIAA0040 gene encoding uncharacterized protein KIAA0040 homolog, which translates to MEQKISSFFNSILELIRTKHEEGVFNTVCLAVLLGLPFVVLIAFIFICCHCCFCSQRRESRKKGSPSSNGQLHTERNKKKKKKKDEEDLWISAQPKLLLLDKRPSLPI; encoded by the coding sequence ATGGAGCAGAAGATCAGCTCTTTCTTTAATTCCATCTTGGAGCTCATCCGCACCAAGCATGAGGAAGGTGTCTTCAACACTGTCTGCTTGGCCGTGCTGTTGGGTCTGCCTTTTGTCGTTCTCATTGCGTTCATCTTCATCTGCTGCCACTGTTGCTTCTGCAGCcagagaagagaaagcagaaagaaaggtaGCCCCAGCAGCAATGGGCAGCTACACACCGAGAGgaacaagaagaagaagaagaagaaggatgAAGAGGACCTATGGATCTCAGCTCAGCCCAAGCTGCTCTTGCTAGACAAGAGACCCTCCTTGCCCATCTAG